One genomic region from Spirosoma sp. KCTC 42546 encodes:
- a CDS encoding sensor histidine kinase translates to MSWRQIAGFASVIVAVLVDLPLITLTARSRWVGMPGIPDAGFSMSRLCFHIVFTFLFIELNRVVKDRVTKDRYGLTDQPHHPRFSVLSWYALNFLLFLLLTGLFAFVLLSWYPERPILVMATSYFRTFFVWVTALLIGNFLNVLQQNRLMQAENQQLKQQSLQAQLDTLRNQLNPHFLFNSLNALSSLIREGEPKSQQYLAKLSQVLRYSLQVQQQSLVSFADELQFTSAFSYLLSIRFGSNLYINNQLPTDAPWKIPPMSLQLLIENAVKHNIVSTSRPLTIQLSADVARGCIIVRNTYQPKLDPSDGMGSGLTNLDGRFHLLTGKSIQILRTDDEFIVHLPIIPAT, encoded by the coding sequence ATGTCTTGGCGCCAGATTGCCGGGTTTGCATCCGTTATTGTGGCTGTATTAGTTGATTTACCGTTGATCACCTTAACAGCCCGCTCTCGCTGGGTTGGGATGCCGGGTATTCCTGATGCAGGTTTTTCGATGAGTCGTCTATGCTTTCATATTGTATTCACGTTTCTCTTTATTGAACTGAATCGCGTTGTGAAAGACCGGGTCACGAAAGACCGATATGGGTTAACGGATCAACCCCATCACCCCCGATTTAGTGTATTGAGCTGGTATGCGCTCAACTTCCTGTTATTTCTACTCCTGACTGGTTTATTTGCCTTTGTCTTGTTATCCTGGTATCCAGAGCGACCCATATTAGTAATGGCTACCTCTTATTTTCGGACTTTTTTTGTTTGGGTAACTGCTTTACTCATTGGTAATTTCCTGAACGTATTACAGCAGAACAGACTGATGCAGGCTGAGAACCAACAACTGAAACAACAAAGTTTACAGGCACAACTGGATACGCTCAGAAACCAGTTAAATCCGCATTTTCTGTTTAATTCGCTGAACGCACTTAGCTCGCTCATTCGGGAAGGGGAACCTAAGAGCCAACAGTATCTGGCTAAATTATCGCAGGTGTTACGCTACTCCTTGCAGGTTCAACAACAATCGCTGGTTTCTTTTGCCGATGAGCTCCAATTCACATCTGCATTTTCCTATCTACTGTCGATTCGATTTGGAAGCAACTTGTACATCAACAATCAATTGCCCACGGATGCTCCCTGGAAGATCCCGCCTATGTCGCTGCAACTGCTGATTGAAAATGCAGTAAAACATAACATCGTTTCTACCAGTCGACCCCTTACAATTCAGTTGAGTGCGGATGTTGCCAGGGGGTGTATTATTGTGCGTAATACCTATCAGCCCAAGCTCGACCCCTCAGATGGAATGGGAAGCGGGCTTACGAATCTTGACGGTCGATTTCACCTGCTAACTGGCAAGTCGATTCAAATTTTGCGCACGGATGATGAATTTATCGTCCATTTACCCATTATTCCAGCAACCTGA
- a CDS encoding methyltransferase yields the protein MNVVKGIRKAIGMWVLVPLTKQYLSKDRYVQIANIHLKVPTGVFHPTLFFSTKFLLDYINSQVVSQASVLELGAGSGLLSIVLAKKGALVTASDISAIACKTVAYNATANDVSIEIIESDVFDDFANQSFDLIVINPPYYPINPNTEAEKAWYCGVDYDYFHKLFGQLAAFMAKDGFAVMVLSEDCNSKLISQLAIKYGYEWAEIRRKRFRFEWNYIFKIKHTN from the coding sequence ATGAATGTAGTGAAAGGTATTCGAAAGGCTATTGGGATGTGGGTGTTGGTCCCTTTGACAAAACAGTATTTATCTAAGGACAGGTATGTGCAGATAGCAAATATACATTTGAAAGTACCAACAGGCGTTTTTCACCCTACTCTATTTTTTAGCACTAAATTCTTGCTTGATTACATAAATAGTCAGGTAGTATCGCAGGCAAGTGTCCTGGAACTAGGCGCTGGGTCGGGGCTTTTATCTATAGTATTAGCCAAAAAGGGAGCACTAGTTACTGCATCGGATATTAGTGCCATAGCCTGTAAAACAGTGGCCTACAATGCAACGGCTAATGATGTTTCCATTGAAATCATCGAGTCCGATGTCTTTGATGATTTTGCAAATCAATCTTTTGATTTAATAGTCATAAATCCACCATATTACCCCATAAACCCAAATACAGAAGCAGAAAAAGCCTGGTATTGTGGCGTCGATTACGACTATTTTCATAAATTATTTGGTCAATTAGCAGCCTTTATGGCAAAAGACGGATTTGCCGTCATGGTACTTTCGGAGGACTGCAATAGTAAGTTGATTAGCCAATTAGCAATTAAGTATGGATATGAATGGGCAGAAATCCGTCGAAAGAGATTTAGATTTGAATGGAATTATATTTTTAAAATCAAACACACAAATTAA
- a CDS encoding radical SAM protein: MKTKILFSNTYFYRFDKKQWESKKPYPPYGTMLAAAIMRSTGYDVELFDASLAKSPADISDCLTKFQPDYLVIFDDNFNYLSKMCLTVMREACFEMIRLGKKAGCKVAVNSADATDHFDKYVQVGADVVMLGEAEQTLQELISQNFTKPDTINGIAFKDGEYIVTTPKRKPFNKLDSYPIPAWDLLSIGEYKQIWEKSQGYFSLNIATTRGCPFKCNWCAKPIYGNKYNSRSPKQVAEELKLLVEKGASHFWVCDDIFGLKPGWVNEFKKHIQEIGLKIKLKIQSRADLLVKEDAIQDLVDAGLNEVWIGAESGSQKILDAMDKGITLNEIEVATQLLRNKGVKVAFFLQYGYIGEQWEDIQKTLTMVKKLLPDDIGISISYPLPGTLFYDKVKSQLQSKQNWENSNDLAMMYKSTFSPRFYRQLYKYTHKVYRKEIAMNNVKNYSLLAAVKLPYLWLQETISKNYILPYLSDKSLKKQQSIN; the protein is encoded by the coding sequence ATGAAAACAAAAATCTTATTCAGCAATACCTATTTTTATCGTTTTGACAAAAAACAGTGGGAAAGCAAAAAGCCGTATCCGCCCTATGGAACTATGCTTGCTGCTGCTATAATGCGGAGTACTGGTTATGATGTAGAATTGTTTGACGCTAGCCTGGCAAAATCACCTGCCGATATTAGTGATTGCTTAACTAAATTTCAACCAGACTATTTAGTCATTTTTGACGATAATTTTAATTATCTGAGTAAGATGTGCCTAACGGTGATGCGAGAAGCCTGCTTTGAGATGATACGGTTAGGCAAAAAAGCGGGTTGTAAGGTAGCTGTAAATAGCGCCGATGCAACCGACCACTTTGATAAATATGTACAAGTTGGCGCCGATGTAGTCATGTTGGGTGAAGCAGAACAGACTTTACAGGAATTAATTAGTCAAAATTTTACAAAGCCAGATACTATAAACGGAATTGCTTTTAAAGATGGAGAATATATAGTAACAACTCCAAAAAGAAAACCGTTTAATAAGCTAGATTCATACCCAATACCTGCATGGGATCTACTCTCAATAGGTGAGTATAAACAAATATGGGAAAAATCGCAAGGTTATTTTTCTCTGAATATAGCCACCACCAGAGGTTGCCCTTTTAAATGTAACTGGTGTGCGAAACCCATATACGGCAACAAATACAATTCCAGGTCTCCTAAACAAGTAGCTGAAGAATTAAAACTTCTAGTAGAAAAAGGAGCCAGTCATTTTTGGGTATGTGATGACATTTTTGGGTTGAAACCCGGTTGGGTAAACGAATTCAAAAAACACATACAAGAAATAGGCTTGAAAATAAAATTAAAAATTCAATCACGAGCCGATTTATTGGTAAAAGAAGATGCTATTCAAGATTTGGTAGACGCTGGCCTTAACGAAGTCTGGATAGGAGCAGAAAGTGGATCACAGAAAATTTTAGATGCGATGGACAAAGGCATTACACTAAATGAAATTGAAGTAGCCACACAGCTCTTAAGGAATAAAGGCGTAAAAGTCGCCTTTTTCTTGCAGTACGGATACATAGGTGAACAATGGGAAGATATTCAAAAAACGTTAACAATGGTAAAGAAACTATTGCCAGATGATATAGGCATTTCAATCTCTTATCCATTGCCAGGGACTTTATTTTACGACAAAGTAAAATCTCAATTACAAAGCAAACAAAATTGGGAGAACTCCAATGACCTTGCCATGATGTACAAAAGTACGTTTTCTCCAAGATTTTATCGGCAATTATATAAATATACGCACAAAGTTTATCGGAAAGAAATAGCGATGAATAACGTTAAAAATTATTCATTGCTGGCAGCTGTGAAGCTGCCTTACCTATGGTTACAAGAAACAATAAGTAAAAATTACATCTTACCATATTTAAGCGACAAAAGCCTCAAGAAGCAACAGTCGATTAATTAG
- a CDS encoding LytTR family DNA-binding domain-containing protein — protein sequence MRVLLIEDEQTAANHLAALLHELEPEVTVLAVFDSIEEGQLQWPQLPKPDLIFSDIQLADGLSFTLLEQVPVACPIIFTTAFDEYAIRAFRHNSIDYLLKPIERDALQASLQKYRSLATPVADELVQQVKILLSGKTFLTPTYRQSFLIQFRDKLLPLKVADVAYCSIAGGVVSATLFDRTTDRRVTDHRATDRPLSYPIDLKLEDLDAQLDPQQFFRANRQYIVSRNSIREAELYVNGRLQLKLQPTPRELVFISKERVSLFKKWMEDF from the coding sequence ATGCGTGTTCTCCTGATTGAAGATGAACAGACAGCGGCTAACCATTTAGCGGCATTGCTGCACGAACTTGAGCCAGAGGTAACTGTACTCGCTGTCTTTGATAGCATTGAGGAAGGCCAACTGCAATGGCCTCAGCTACCCAAGCCCGATCTTATTTTTTCGGACATTCAACTGGCTGATGGACTGTCGTTTACCTTGCTGGAGCAGGTGCCTGTAGCCTGCCCGATCATTTTTACAACGGCCTTTGATGAATATGCAATCCGGGCGTTCCGGCATAATAGTATAGACTACCTACTGAAGCCGATTGAGCGTGATGCTCTACAAGCCAGTCTACAAAAATACCGATCACTTGCCACACCCGTTGCCGACGAACTGGTTCAGCAGGTAAAAATCCTGTTAAGCGGAAAGACTTTCCTGACTCCCACGTATCGGCAAAGTTTTCTGATTCAGTTTCGCGATAAGTTGCTGCCGCTTAAAGTGGCTGATGTAGCCTATTGTTCCATTGCCGGTGGGGTCGTTTCGGCAACCCTTTTTGATCGCACGACGGACCGCCGTGTGACGGACCACCGTGCGACGGACCGCCCACTCAGTTATCCCATCGATCTGAAACTGGAGGACTTGGATGCCCAGCTTGACCCACAACAGTTTTTTCGGGCCAACCGCCAATATATCGTGTCCCGAAACAGTATTCGGGAGGCCGAACTGTATGTCAATGGGCGTCTTCAACTCAAGCTTCAACCGACGCCCAGAGAGCTGGTGTTTAT
- a CDS encoding radical SAM protein: MNKKNKILLFNPLVTKFKARLPLSILQVAASVYGQYDFVLVDGNREKDAWNKIKNYLDTGDFSYFGCTVMPGPQLRQAIPYTKQIKEQYPYISIIWGGYFASNQYKVCIDSGYVDYIINGIGDLAFPALLFALENKQPLSTINNLIFKENNKVVKTHKITSLDMDALPALPYQQLEAHYPIQSYFGKTHLGNKTSLYHSSFGCPFTCSFCGIVPIFEARWKGVSAERLYHDVKYLKDTYGVDSIEFCDNNFFVSEKRVSSFCELIKNEGINWWGEARIDTLDKFSDKTLAAMATAGCKMIFLGAETGNEETLKAIDKGGTQNANQMIRFAARLKQFSIIPEYSFVLGFPAENPEKVMAMIDEDIRFIKRVKEANPDTEIILYVYSPVLTEGSDLYEQVKASGFQFPSKLEDWLEQEWNGFDLRKNPLTPWLTASMIDKIRNFEVVLNARFPTAQDVKLTNFQRKSISLLSKIRYQTNFFHFPYELKFLQRYWLRYRQPEIEGATVL; encoded by the coding sequence ATGAATAAGAAAAATAAAATTCTTTTATTCAATCCACTTGTAACAAAATTCAAGGCACGGCTACCGCTCTCTATTCTACAGGTTGCTGCATCTGTTTATGGACAATATGATTTTGTACTGGTAGATGGGAATCGCGAAAAAGACGCCTGGAATAAAATAAAAAACTATCTTGACACAGGAGATTTTAGTTATTTTGGATGCACTGTTATGCCTGGGCCACAATTACGGCAGGCTATACCTTACACAAAACAAATCAAAGAACAGTATCCTTATATTAGCATTATTTGGGGCGGTTATTTTGCATCAAATCAGTACAAGGTCTGCATCGATTCAGGTTATGTAGATTATATTATAAATGGAATTGGGGATTTAGCTTTCCCTGCTTTATTATTTGCTTTAGAAAATAAACAACCTCTATCAACTATTAATAATCTAATTTTCAAGGAGAATAACAAAGTAGTAAAAACGCATAAAATTACATCGCTTGATATGGATGCCTTACCAGCATTACCTTATCAGCAACTTGAAGCCCACTACCCTATCCAATCTTATTTTGGCAAAACTCATCTTGGCAACAAAACTTCATTATACCATAGTAGTTTTGGTTGCCCATTTACATGTTCCTTCTGTGGAATAGTGCCAATTTTTGAAGCAAGATGGAAAGGTGTATCTGCTGAAAGGCTATATCATGATGTAAAATATTTAAAAGATACTTATGGTGTAGATTCTATTGAATTCTGCGATAATAACTTCTTTGTATCTGAAAAAAGAGTTAGTTCATTTTGTGAATTAATTAAAAACGAAGGTATAAACTGGTGGGGAGAAGCGCGTATAGATACCCTTGATAAGTTTTCTGATAAAACGCTCGCTGCCATGGCAACTGCCGGATGTAAAATGATTTTCCTTGGAGCTGAGACGGGTAATGAAGAAACCCTCAAAGCTATTGACAAAGGTGGCACCCAAAACGCAAATCAAATGATCCGGTTTGCGGCCCGGCTTAAACAGTTTTCTATTATTCCTGAATATTCATTTGTACTAGGTTTTCCTGCCGAAAATCCGGAAAAAGTAATGGCAATGATAGATGAGGACATTCGTTTTATTAAACGCGTAAAAGAAGCTAATCCTGATACAGAAATCATACTTTATGTGTACAGTCCTGTGCTAACAGAAGGTAGTGACTTATACGAACAGGTAAAAGCCAGCGGCTTCCAGTTTCCATCCAAACTAGAAGATTGGCTGGAGCAGGAATGGAATGGTTTCGACTTACGTAAAAACCCATTGACACCCTGGCTTACAGCATCTATGATTGATAAGATCAGAAATTTCGAAGTTGTATTGAACGCACGCTTTCCAACTGCACAGGATGTTAAATTAACCAACTTCCAACGAAAGTCTATTTCTTTGCTCTCAAAAATAAGGTACCAAACCAACTTCTTCCACTTCCCTTATGAGCTTAAATTTTTACAGCGGTATTGGCTCAGGTATCGACAACCTGAGATTGAAGGAGCAACTGTATTATGA
- a CDS encoding bifunctional 2-polyprenyl-6-hydroxyphenol methylase/3-demethylubiquinol 3-O-methyltransferase UbiG → MKENNTNTKNAKIAFDTQSIIFDNLYADNSIIDYKRARTRSHLEKYLIKESKLLELNAGTGQDAVYFALQGHRVHATDISDGMLSQLAKKIVEKNLSKSISYEKLSFDKLSSLQNRGPYDAIFSNFGGLNCTDRLDNVLDSFAPLLKPEGTATLVIMPPFCFWEFMMLIKGNFRLAFRRLFAKKGASAHIEGVYFSCWYYWPSFIINRLNTKFKMVELVGLCTIVPPSYLEKFPQKYSTLYNLLINLENKLKNRSPFKYIGDYYIITLKKNAQNYHLPNSAK, encoded by the coding sequence ATGAAAGAAAATAATACTAATACCAAAAATGCAAAAATTGCTTTTGATACTCAGTCTATCATATTTGATAACCTATATGCAGACAATTCAATTATAGACTATAAAAGGGCAAGAACTAGATCTCACTTAGAAAAATACCTGATAAAGGAAAGTAAATTATTAGAATTAAATGCAGGAACGGGCCAAGATGCTGTTTATTTTGCCCTTCAAGGTCACCGGGTCCATGCAACAGATATATCAGATGGCATGCTCTCCCAACTGGCGAAAAAAATAGTAGAAAAAAATTTATCTAAATCAATTTCATACGAAAAATTATCTTTTGATAAGCTTAGCAGCTTACAAAACAGAGGGCCATACGATGCCATATTCTCAAATTTTGGCGGATTGAATTGTACAGATAGATTAGATAATGTACTAGATTCATTCGCGCCATTACTTAAGCCAGAAGGAACAGCAACGCTAGTTATAATGCCTCCTTTTTGCTTTTGGGAGTTTATGATGCTTATTAAAGGAAACTTTAGATTAGCCTTCCGTCGATTATTTGCAAAAAAAGGCGCCAGTGCTCATATAGAAGGAGTATATTTTTCATGTTGGTATTACTGGCCTTCTTTTATAATAAATCGATTAAATACGAAATTTAAGATGGTGGAACTTGTAGGTTTATGTACAATTGTGCCGCCTTCTTATCTTGAGAAATTCCCGCAAAAATACTCAACGCTATATAACCTTCTTATAAATCTAGAGAATAAACTAAAAAACAGAAGCCCATTCAAGTATATTGGTGATTATTATATTATTACACTGAAGAAAAATGCACAAAATTACCACTTACCAAATTCTGCAAAATGA
- a CDS encoding glycosyltransferase family 9 protein — translation MKKEISTKPWQLNRPPKRILAMRFQAVGDVLGIYPYLQALKNKYPTAQIDLLTKYEKVEIAEYVGIFCNVWSLTDSNERFRQLFHAIWLAIKLIPQRYEVVLDFQNHTVSQWIRKILAPKAFAEFDPLGDEMGSIRYFQTIERCGLLNTYEQADLQVTDSKLTTELLVDNGWDGHSKLVILNPAGAFPSRHWPIENYVIFARIWLEKYPHTQFLMLGTEKINTTSAYIKAELGERVINLTEKTSLLQAFLITRKVQLLISEDSGLLHIGWLFKIPTVALIGSTHKNRSAQEGENVHILNSDDLPCGNCMKTQCQFGQVPLCLSRYSPEMIISIAESLLIR, via the coding sequence ATGAAAAAAGAAATTTCAACAAAGCCCTGGCAATTAAATCGACCACCTAAGCGTATTCTCGCTATGCGTTTTCAGGCAGTTGGTGATGTGCTGGGGATTTACCCATATTTACAGGCATTAAAGAATAAATATCCCACGGCTCAGATTGATCTATTAACCAAGTACGAAAAAGTTGAAATAGCAGAATACGTGGGTATATTTTGTAACGTTTGGTCACTCACTGATTCAAACGAACGGTTTAGGCAGCTCTTCCATGCCATTTGGTTGGCGATTAAACTTATTCCACAGCGTTACGAAGTAGTATTGGATTTTCAAAATCACACGGTAAGTCAGTGGATCAGAAAAATTTTAGCCCCAAAAGCATTTGCTGAATTCGACCCGTTAGGTGATGAAATGGGCTCGATTAGGTACTTTCAAACTATTGAACGATGCGGATTACTGAATACCTATGAGCAGGCCGACTTGCAGGTAACGGATTCGAAACTTACTACTGAGCTTTTAGTAGATAATGGATGGGACGGCCACTCAAAACTTGTAATCCTGAATCCAGCAGGTGCTTTCCCGAGCCGTCACTGGCCAATAGAAAACTACGTAATTTTCGCCAGGATTTGGCTTGAGAAATACCCACATACTCAATTCCTGATGCTTGGTACCGAAAAAATAAACACTACAAGTGCGTACATTAAGGCAGAACTAGGGGAAAGAGTAATTAATTTAACAGAAAAAACTTCTTTATTACAAGCATTTTTAATTACCCGAAAAGTGCAGTTACTTATTTCTGAAGATTCTGGACTATTACATATTGGCTGGCTCTTCAAAATTCCTACCGTAGCCCTAATTGGATCAACCCATAAAAATAGAAGCGCACAAGAAGGGGAAAATGTACATATTTTAAATTCAGATGATTTGCCTTGTGGAAATTGTATGAAAACTCAATGCCAGTTTGGGCAGGTGCCCTTATGTTTAAGCCGTTATTCACCTGAAATGATCATTTCGATTGCAGAAAGTTTGCTGATTAGATAA
- a CDS encoding bifunctional 2-polyprenyl-6-hydroxyphenol methylase/3-demethylubiquinol 3-O-methyltransferase UbiG yields MNTNLLAVIKKESYSSDEGVLLLTEYLPKQTHEEFYLKLRAKENRILTDDIVKALPNISKAVPHSDEWSFRKATSDQFCKNLCDQNKMANVLDLGCGNGWFSAKMASHSFIHVIGIDLNLPELKQAQRLFASPNLQFCYGNIFDDIFSEKQFDYVVLNASVQYFPSISALFSLLFTLLKPSGQIHILDSPFYEANDLEQARKRTSIYYQSMHQPEMINYYFHHSFNSLMPFNPIYTKIKLSFWHKVIKKSIHPFLWVTIKNSLTS; encoded by the coding sequence ATGAACACTAATTTACTAGCTGTTATAAAAAAAGAATCCTATTCATCAGATGAGGGGGTACTATTGTTGACCGAGTATTTACCTAAGCAAACCCATGAAGAGTTTTATTTGAAACTTAGAGCAAAAGAAAATAGAATCTTAACTGATGACATTGTAAAAGCATTACCAAATATATCTAAAGCGGTTCCACATTCTGATGAATGGTCATTTCGGAAAGCTACTTCAGATCAATTTTGCAAAAATCTATGTGACCAAAACAAAATGGCAAACGTCCTTGACCTAGGTTGTGGGAATGGATGGTTCTCTGCTAAAATGGCATCGCACTCATTCATACATGTTATTGGAATAGATTTAAATTTACCAGAGTTAAAACAAGCTCAACGGCTTTTTGCTTCTCCTAATTTACAGTTCTGCTATGGAAATATTTTCGATGATATTTTTTCAGAAAAACAGTTTGACTATGTTGTATTAAACGCATCTGTTCAGTATTTCCCTTCTATATCTGCTTTATTTAGCCTTTTATTCACTTTATTAAAGCCATCTGGACAGATTCATATTCTTGATAGCCCATTTTACGAAGCCAACGATCTGGAGCAAGCCAGAAAAAGAACATCCATATATTATCAGTCAATGCATCAGCCCGAAATGATAAATTATTACTTTCATCATAGTTTTAATAGCCTGATGCCTTTTAATCCTATTTATACAAAAATTAAACTTTCATTTTGGCATAAAGTAATTAAAAAATCGATACACCCATTTTTGTGGGTTACCATAAAAAACTCGTTAACATCATAG
- a CDS encoding glycosyltransferase family 4 protein produces MKKKRIAFIVNGGIGGNYKGEGNCWFIELCEEIAKSYELTVFSFVRVVPDFKPKGYQLIGIPFEGYTHVLIRFIYLFFKLIYFCVKYRYTIIHAFWAFPSGTLALMIGKLLGIKTAITVAGGEVTSIPAINYGLFQSGLTKNFIKYTAKYVDVLIAPSHYQSKKLNSALSYRKIVVIPFGIDLAKFPVTEKTLESPYQFIYLGDINKVKDLPTLIKTFQKITQYVDAQLDVLGLDTLDGEIQALAKQMDLSDKVTFHGRQPNRELTTYLRQAHILLHTALSDAQIVAVNEALASGVVVCGTRVGLIDDLENRITLAAPVGDINALVENVLLLIRKPELYNELRLNGIAWSKTHDLTAQSEKYANLYESLLAN; encoded by the coding sequence ATGAAAAAAAAACGTATTGCTTTCATCGTAAATGGAGGAATAGGCGGAAATTATAAGGGGGAAGGCAATTGCTGGTTTATTGAATTGTGTGAAGAAATAGCAAAGAGCTATGAGTTAACCGTTTTTTCGTTCGTACGAGTTGTGCCAGATTTTAAACCTAAAGGTTATCAATTAATTGGGATACCATTTGAAGGGTACACACACGTACTTATCCGATTTATCTATCTGTTTTTTAAGTTAATTTATTTTTGTGTTAAATATAGATACACGATTATTCATGCTTTTTGGGCCTTTCCGTCTGGTACATTGGCTTTAATGATTGGCAAGCTATTGGGTATAAAAACCGCTATTACGGTTGCGGGAGGAGAAGTAACTAGTATTCCAGCCATAAACTATGGCCTTTTTCAATCCGGATTGACCAAGAACTTTATAAAGTACACGGCTAAATACGTTGACGTACTAATCGCGCCTTCCCATTATCAGTCAAAGAAACTGAACAGCGCGCTCTCATACCGAAAAATTGTGGTTATACCATTTGGTATTGATTTAGCAAAATTTCCTGTCACGGAAAAAACGCTAGAATCTCCCTATCAGTTTATCTACCTGGGTGATATAAATAAAGTAAAAGATTTGCCAACACTTATTAAAACATTCCAAAAAATAACTCAATATGTGGATGCTCAACTGGATGTACTTGGATTGGATACACTAGATGGAGAGATACAGGCGCTTGCAAAACAAATGGATTTAAGCGATAAAGTTACGTTTCATGGACGTCAACCCAATCGAGAACTCACAACTTATCTTAGACAAGCACACATTTTATTGCATACCGCCTTATCTGATGCTCAAATTGTAGCTGTTAATGAAGCGCTGGCTTCAGGCGTAGTTGTATGCGGAACACGCGTTGGCCTTATCGACGATTTAGAAAATAGGATTACATTAGCGGCTCCTGTTGGTGATATAAATGCTTTAGTTGAAAACGTGCTCCTATTAATCAGGAAACCAGAATTGTATAATGAGCTTAGATTAAATGGGATTGCCTGGAGCAAAACCCATGATTTAACTGCTCAGTCAGAGAAATATGCGAACTTGTATGAAAGCTTACTTGCTAATTAA
- a CDS encoding GNAT family N-acetyltransferase, protein MSATSKPVTENWNGFRIERSNSSHYLAISKLLNAASRANFNQDSLQKKYATQFLGTDNVGYTAFDDDLAVSHQMGLLVPLLYKGEAYTGVQSCDSATHPDYAKKGLWAVLNDYMFRQLPAEGITGVLGLPNQNSYGIAVNKLGYQVGRIFKNYSITLRHIPVWKVANRIGLGEWISLQAEKSLKRYQCCPEPFNSFDSNEYLTINRTPEFLNYKTKMGSFFISLYDTTFWIKVRGQHLFIGDLKTHSSERFEQAMRKLRSICYWSGLDAIIFQTHEGSFEESLFATYYQGMETMPILYKKFNSNVPYHLFRCTYADLDTF, encoded by the coding sequence ATGAGCGCTACCTCTAAACCCGTAACCGAAAATTGGAATGGTTTTCGGATTGAACGATCGAATAGTTCGCATTATCTGGCAATAAGTAAATTGCTTAATGCCGCTTCGAGGGCAAATTTTAATCAGGATTCCTTACAAAAAAAGTATGCCACTCAGTTCTTAGGGACTGATAATGTGGGTTATACTGCTTTTGATGATGACCTTGCAGTCAGCCATCAAATGGGCTTGTTAGTCCCACTATTATACAAAGGAGAGGCTTATACAGGCGTACAATCCTGTGATTCTGCAACGCACCCCGACTATGCAAAAAAAGGCTTATGGGCTGTTTTGAACGACTATATGTTTCGGCAACTACCTGCTGAAGGTATAACAGGTGTCTTAGGTTTGCCTAATCAAAATTCGTATGGGATTGCTGTCAATAAACTAGGCTATCAGGTTGGGCGTATTTTTAAAAACTATAGTATTACGTTACGCCATATACCAGTCTGGAAAGTGGCGAACCGGATTGGTTTGGGCGAATGGATTTCACTGCAAGCAGAGAAAAGTTTAAAGCGATATCAATGTTGCCCTGAACCCTTTAATTCATTTGATAGTAATGAATATTTAACCATAAATAGGACACCTGAATTTTTAAATTATAAAACAAAAATGGGTAGTTTTTTTATTAGCCTTTACGATACTACATTTTGGATAAAAGTTCGTGGGCAGCATTTATTTATTGGCGATTTAAAAACACATTCATCCGAGAGATTCGAACAGGCAATGCGAAAATTAAGATCCATTTGTTACTGGAGCGGACTTGATGCTATTATTTTTCAAACTCATGAAGGCAGTTTTGAAGAATCGTTGTTTGCTACGTATTATCAGGGAATGGAAACAATGCCGATATTATATAAAAAATTTAATTCTAATGTACCATACCATCTCTTTAGATGCACCTATGCGGATTTAGATACTTTCTGA